GTGAGGCGGAAGTACGGGGTGAGGGATGGGTCCCTCAGGATGTGAGAGATTGCTCCACCGCACAGAAGAAAGAGAGCAGCGCCGGCGGTTCCGACGATGACGTATGCCTTTCGCGAGACCGAGATGCAGGATGACACGGTGTCGGGATTGGCAGCGATGATCTTGGAGGTCCCTAGTACCAACGCGCCGAAGGCGCCGGTTCTTATCACCATAAGGAGAGGAATGACAGTGCAGCTTGCGATGCCATAGTCCGCCGAGGTAAGCAATCTCGCGAGGATGAAGTATAAAGCAGCGTTGACGACGATGGTGCAGACCTGAAGGAGCGTCATGCGAGCGGAGTTTTCGACGATCCGCTCAGTCATCGATCAAGTTCGCTATACGCACCATTCTTCTTGCTCGAACTCTGGCCCGGGCACTGTTGTCTCTATCGAGGAACCTTCGGGAATACTCTCAATTATTTGGTCGCTTTGGGATAACTTCACGACAAATGCGATGTTGTCGTGCGCAACACAGCCCAGCGCTTCAAACGGGACCGCCATCTCGAACACTCGATCCACGCCGACTGCGCCCTTTGCGTCCACCTGCTTCCATCCTCCGTCGTTCTGCCAGAACATCTTTAGCGAGTACGAGCGGTCGCAACGCTTCGCGACGATCTTGGCTCTCCGCTGCGAGGGTAATGTAACATAGACGGCAATATCCTGTCCAGAACGTCCCTCAAGGATGCTGGTGGCATCCTGAGAGAAATCAACTCTTATGAAGAGATTCTCAAGATCGAAACCGAAATACAGCTTCTTGGCGAGCGTTGCGACCTGATGCATTGCGCCTTGTCCGGACGACTGCTGCTCGAAGACGCCCGCTCCAACCCACTCGAAGTAGGTTGTGTTCTTCCCGTCGATGACGGGCCTGATGAGCTGAGTTGGCTGTTGAACGGCCAACACCTGACCGGACTTCTTGATCGGGACGCTCAAGTCAAAAGGCGGTTCCCGCCCAATAAGGTTAAAGACGTTCGCGATGTGTTTGCGGAAGAGGCGATCAAACTGCTGAATGTTATCGCAGCTGTGGTCATCCCCGTACCACCAGTTCCAGTCGCTCCCCTCGGCCGCAAGAAGCGACTGCCAGGCGAGCTCTTTCGATTTAGCGTCAGATGGAGGGGCCCTCACAAGGGCCTCACGCGCCGCGGCCACGTAGTCCCACGCCTGATTGTCCTCAGGATGGCCGATCCAGACGCTGAAGTCGCCTCGTATCCAAGAGCCCGCTGCCAGCCTAGATAGCTGCTCACCTGGGCCGAATTCCTCTACGTAGTCCCCGAATCGCACGAGCTCGACCCACTCAGTCTGAACGAGGCGCGAATAAAGCTCGCGCAGGAAGGGCTCTCCGTTGTCAGCGTAGTGCTGCCAGGCGTTCTCGCCGTCAAGGATGACCGAGATGATCGGCGGCGTGCGGTCAAACCGGCTGTCCTTGCTGCGACTGACCAGGTTACGGATGCCTCGCAGTTTGCCGAGGAAATCACTCACAGCGGCATCGGCCTCCCAGTTGGAATAGACGAAACCGATTGCGTCAGAAAGCTCGTGGTCCCTGAAAAACACCGAGAGGGGTCTCCCATTCGCCTCGACGAAATGAGGCGCGTAGAGCTGGGACCTGTTCCGCTCGAGAGGTTGAAGCTTGCCGTGAGCGAGCGAGCTTGAGAGAATCGCTTCGTCTGTGGCTATCCACTTGATTCCGAGATCGGTATATATCCCACAGGTATCTTGGCTCACAGAGCCTTCAGCAGGCCACATCCCGCTGAGCGGCACGCCAAACTGGGCGGCGAACAGCTTGGCCGCATCACGCACCTGCCTTTCTGCATCCTGCATTGAGCCACGCCATTTGGATGGGAGCGGGACGCCGGGCATGCACTCGCGAGCGTTCTCTACATTGGCGATAAGCGGGAGTATTGGGTGAAAAAACGGCGTTGTGGCTAACTCTGCCGAGCCATCTGACACAAGCTTGGAATACAATGCCGTGACCCTCGAAAGAAAGGATTGCTGCGCCTCAAGTAGAGCGAGCTTCTCATCTTCAGTGAACCCGCGGCCCTTATCCTCAAGGGCCTTCACCACCTGGCTTTCTCGCCTCAGTGTGTTTCCGCTCCAGGCGAGATTGAACAATACCTGGAGGTCCAAAAAATCGCTGTTGTCGAAGGCCGAGCCAGCGCGTTGTCCTCGCAGCGCGGCGTTGCGCCTCGTCAGGAGTTCAGAATATCGGGCATAGCTGGCGATTATCTTGTTGCTGATCGAGAAGAAGTTCTCGAGCAGGAACTGGCGCTCGGTCTCGTCAAGCGAGTCGGCTGGCTTCGCGGTGAGTCGCAGAAAGACGTCATTGGCCCGGTCGTTGGCGTAATCATTGAGCTGCAAAAGGAGGGAGCCCACGAAGTTGAACGTCGCCTTAGCGCCGTCCACACTGGCCATGATTGCGCCCATATCGTAGTAATCTTTGAGGGCATGGAGCCTGACCCAGGGCATAACGTATTCGTCCGCGAGAAAATCCTTGTATATCGGTTGATGGAAGTGCCACAAGAACGCGACGCGAAGCTTCTTACTGTGCACTGCTAGCCTCTTTGCCCTCAAAGTCATGTCCCGAAGCTTCGGGCTGCGGAAGTGATTCCGCGTCCAGCCCGAACAGCGGTTCCCGGCCAAGCTCAATCGCTCGCCTAGCCTTCTCAATGATCTCATCGTTTTTTGGGTCAGAAGGTATAAGCTTTGCGAACTTGACCATGTCCGAAAAGTTCAACAGCTCGAGAATCGCCGACGTGAACTCTGATGAGATCGGCTCGTCCCTCATCACGAACTCGATCTCGCTGGTCGTCATGTCCTGCGCTGGGAACCTGAGCCTTCCAGAAAGGAAACGGCGGAGTATCTCAGAGAGCATGAAGTAGAACTCCTTGTGTTTCTTGAGGAACAGAAGGTCGCTCTTGGTCAGCTTATCGAGCTCAGCAAGCGCCACAACTGAGGCCGGCAGCGGTTTTGGAACAGGCCTCTGAAGCTCTCGCTTTCGCTTTCTCTTGACCAGCCACCAGGCGATCACGCCTGCCAGTGCGCCCGCCACTAGACCGATGAGAATCTTCAGCCAAAGCGACATTCGAGGCTCGATCTCGACCATGCCTCGGATGTCCTTTGTCTCCGTCTCGCCGGGCGGCACTGTGCTCACCATCTTCATGCCAATAGCGCTCGTCTCAAGCCTCCCCGCCCGGCCTTCGGGGTCGGTGTATCGGACAGCCACCGTGGCAATCGTGGCACGACTGAGCCTGAAACCTGCGATCGTGTAACCATACTCGGTCGTTGCAGGACGACCTCTTCCCTCTTGCTTGGACCTACTCACAACGGCGAAATCGCCAAGCATCTTGCCAACTTCCGGGTCGCTCACCTTGTAGCCAGGACCGTGCGTCACACTGACCACGAGCCCGAATT
This genomic interval from bacterium contains the following:
- a CDS encoding glycoside hydrolase family 57 protein, whose translation is MHSKKLRVAFLWHFHQPIYKDFLADEYVMPWVRLHALKDYYDMGAIMASVDGAKATFNFVGSLLLQLNDYANDRANDVFLRLTAKPADSLDETERQFLLENFFSISNKIIASYARYSELLTRRNAALRGQRAGSAFDNSDFLDLQVLFNLAWSGNTLRRESQVVKALEDKGRGFTEDEKLALLEAQQSFLSRVTALYSKLVSDGSAELATTPFFHPILPLIANVENARECMPGVPLPSKWRGSMQDAERQVRDAAKLFAAQFGVPLSGMWPAEGSVSQDTCGIYTDLGIKWIATDEAILSSSLAHGKLQPLERNRSQLYAPHFVEANGRPLSVFFRDHELSDAIGFVYSNWEADAAVSDFLGKLRGIRNLVSRSKDSRFDRTPPIISVILDGENAWQHYADNGEPFLRELYSRLVQTEWVELVRFGDYVEEFGPGEQLSRLAAGSWIRGDFSVWIGHPEDNQAWDYVAAAREALVRAPPSDAKSKELAWQSLLAAEGSDWNWWYGDDHSCDNIQQFDRLFRKHIANVFNLIGREPPFDLSVPIKKSGQVLAVQQPTQLIRPVIDGKNTTYFEWVGAGVFEQQSSGQGAMHQVATLAKKLYFGFDLENLFIRVDFSQDATSILEGRSGQDIAVYVTLPSQRRAKIVAKRCDRSYSLKMFWQNDGGWKQVDAKGAVGVDRVFEMAVPFEALGCVAHDNIAFVVKLSQSDQIIESIPEGSSIETTVPGPEFEQEEWCV